From the Desulfosarcina sp. BuS5 genome, one window contains:
- a CDS encoding FliA/WhiG family RNA polymerase sigma factor, with product MEPAGLIAETNEHDDSLFRKQLINKYLPYVKRIVYRIAINLPSNIIEIDDLVNAGVIGLIQAVDRYDPERKNKFITYAVYRIKGAVLSELRSRDFLSRDNRKKIRELEMTCLKLEQQLGREANDIEVAADMGLSIEQFYKIKQNAGISFISFEDLGISSIKEKEKLVNSFMQESETDAFSMIRLKEIKDAISCILAVVPVKEKLVISLYYQDELTMKEIGKVLDITESRVSQIHAKAIIHLRERLRNMGILDK from the coding sequence ATGGAACCTGCCGGCCTCATAGCGGAAACAAATGAACATGATGACAGTCTGTTTAGAAAACAATTAATAAATAAGTACCTGCCCTATGTCAAACGTATCGTTTACAGGATTGCAATCAACCTCCCTTCAAATATTATCGAAATTGACGATCTTGTTAATGCAGGTGTTATCGGGCTTATTCAGGCAGTCGACAGGTACGATCCGGAACGGAAAAACAAGTTTATAACCTATGCAGTATATCGCATAAAAGGGGCTGTGTTAAGTGAACTCAGGTCCAGGGATTTTCTGTCCAGGGATAATAGAAAAAAAATTCGTGAGCTGGAAATGACCTGTTTAAAGCTTGAACAGCAATTAGGTAGAGAAGCCAATGATATAGAAGTGGCTGCAGATATGGGCCTGAGTATTGAGCAGTTTTACAAAATTAAACAAAATGCCGGTATCTCTTTCATTAGTTTTGAAGATCTTGGGATATCTTCAATCAAAGAAAAAGAAAAATTGGTAAATTCTTTTATGCAGGAGTCAGAGACTGATGCCTTCAGCATGATCAGGTTAAAAGAAATAAAAGATGCAATATCATGTATCCTTGCAGTGGTTCCTGTAAAAGAAAAGCTTGTGATTTCTCTTTATTATCAGGATGAATTAACAATGAAAGAAATTGGCAAGGTCCTGGATATTACGGAATCCAGGGTTTCCCAGATACATGCCAAGGCAATAATTCATTTGCGGGAGAGATTGAGAAACATGGGTATCCTGGATAAATAG